One genomic segment of Candidatus Rokuibacteriota bacterium includes these proteins:
- the hemW gene encoding radical SAM family heme chaperone HemW — protein MAPLAAAREDHLVGPSTPHDWAPHAPAIGVYLHIPFCRQRCHYCSFNTGPYRPAAMDRFLAALRAEIDLAGEAVWAGRVTVATVFLGGGTPSLLEPDELADVLGRLRKRFALAPGAEVTVECNPESVSRDKLEAYRLAGVNRISLGVQGLDDGLLARLGRLHSARQARLAFEAARAAGIDNLTVDLMYGLPGLDLAGWEATLHGVLAWGPEHLSAYALTLDAGSRWGSDGVAELPAEDTVAEQYWLLTRIARETGLEHYEISNYCRPGHRSRHNQVYWRGEEYLGLGPGAAGFLGEVRYVNAKPVTRYCAILEAGAFPVDQRERLTPRLRHRERMILGLRLGDGVPEAWLHARVAEGPARVASLLKTWEAEGLLVFRDGRAVLTDAGFLLSDALFVELL, from the coding sequence CCACATCCCGTTCTGCCGGCAGCGCTGCCACTACTGCTCCTTCAACACCGGCCCCTATCGGCCCGCCGCGATGGATCGGTTCCTCGCCGCGCTCCGCGCCGAGATCGATCTGGCCGGCGAGGCCGTGTGGGCGGGCCGCGTGACGGTGGCGACCGTCTTCCTCGGCGGCGGCACCCCGTCGCTCCTGGAGCCCGACGAGCTGGCCGACGTCCTCGGGCGGCTCAGGAAGCGCTTCGCCCTGGCCCCCGGGGCCGAGGTCACCGTCGAGTGCAACCCGGAGAGCGTCAGCCGGGACAAGCTCGAGGCCTACCGGCTCGCGGGCGTCAACCGGATCAGCCTCGGGGTGCAGGGGCTCGACGACGGGCTGCTCGCCCGCCTCGGCCGCCTCCACTCGGCGCGCCAGGCGCGCCTGGCCTTCGAGGCTGCGCGCGCCGCGGGGATCGACAACCTCACCGTGGACCTGATGTACGGGCTCCCCGGGCTCGACCTGGCAGGCTGGGAGGCGACGCTCCACGGCGTGCTGGCCTGGGGACCCGAGCACCTCTCCGCGTACGCGCTCACGCTCGATGCGGGCAGCCGCTGGGGGAGCGACGGGGTCGCGGAGCTGCCGGCGGAAGATACGGTGGCGGAGCAGTACTGGCTCCTCACCCGGATCGCGCGCGAGACGGGCCTCGAGCACTACGAGATCTCGAACTACTGCCGCCCCGGCCACCGCTCGCGCCACAACCAGGTCTACTGGCGCGGCGAGGAGTACCTCGGGCTCGGCCCAGGCGCCGCCGGCTTCCTCGGCGAGGTCCGCTACGTGAACGCCAAGCCCGTCACGCGCTACTGCGCCATCCTCGAGGCCGGCGCGTTCCCCGTGGACCAGCGGGAGCGCCTGACGCCTCGCCTGCGCCACCGCGAGCGCATGATCCTCGGCCTCCGCCTGGGCGACGGCGTCCCCGAGGCCTGGCTCCACGCGCGGGTCGCCGAAGGCCCCGCCCGCGTCGCGTCCCTGCTGAAGACCTGGGAGGCCGAAGGCCTCCTCGTGTTCAGGGACGGACGCGCCGTCCTCACCGACGCCGGGTTTCTCCTCTCCGACGCGCTGTTCGTCGAGCTGCTGTGA
- the hrcA gene encoding heat-inducible transcription repressor HrcA, whose product MDSALDERCREVLRTVIEEYIETAEPVGSRSVARHSRLGLSPATIRNTMGDLEELGYLGQPHPSAGRVPTDKAYRLYVDTLSGQRRIAESETATLRTQLGNLPPGFEQMMTETSIRLSGLSRMTAVLLAPPLKQTRLASVNLIPLPNDRALAVVMTEADWITTRTLTPEPRVAPDDLRELGRVLTRRFRGRTFQEILEEVASPSDPLDPLHARMGPLVREIFSTLRDRSLYVGGAINILEHREFWDIATMRVILRAFEEKERLIDLLSELAGDSGVRVIIGSENPFEEMHECSLVTSAYVYENQALGTVGVLGPKRMPYTRLISLVAEAAGLVSQSLARYRQQLYLPS is encoded by the coding sequence ATGGATTCGGCCCTCGACGAGCGTTGCCGTGAAGTACTGCGGACGGTGATCGAGGAGTACATCGAGACAGCAGAGCCCGTGGGCTCGCGGTCGGTCGCCAGGCACTCGCGCCTCGGCCTCTCCCCGGCCACGATCCGCAACACGATGGGCGACCTGGAGGAGCTGGGCTACCTCGGTCAGCCGCACCCCTCCGCCGGTCGCGTTCCGACGGACAAGGCTTACCGCCTCTACGTGGACACCCTGAGCGGCCAGCGGCGCATCGCCGAGAGCGAGACGGCGACCCTCCGGACCCAGCTCGGCAATCTCCCGCCCGGGTTCGAGCAGATGATGACCGAGACCTCGATCCGCCTCTCGGGACTCTCCCGGATGACCGCGGTGCTGCTGGCCCCGCCGCTCAAGCAGACCCGCCTGGCTTCGGTGAATCTGATCCCGCTCCCGAACGACCGCGCCCTGGCCGTGGTCATGACCGAGGCGGACTGGATCACGACGCGGACGCTCACGCCCGAGCCCCGCGTCGCGCCCGACGACCTCCGCGAGCTCGGGCGCGTGCTCACCCGCCGGTTCCGGGGACGGACGTTCCAGGAAATCCTGGAAGAGGTCGCCTCGCCGTCGGACCCGCTGGACCCGCTCCACGCGCGGATGGGGCCGCTGGTCAGGGAGATCTTCTCCACGCTGCGCGACCGCTCCCTCTACGTCGGCGGCGCCATCAACATCCTGGAGCACCGTGAGTTCTGGGACATCGCGACGATGCGCGTGATCCTCCGCGCGTTCGAGGAGAAGGAGCGTTTGATCGACCTCCTCTCCGAGCTGGCGGGCGACAGCGGCGTCCGCGTCATCATCGGCAGCGAGAACCCGTTCGAGGAGATGCACGAGTGCAGCCTGGTGACCTCGGCCTACGTCTACGAGAACCAGGCGCTCGGTACGGTGGGCGTCCTGGGGCCGAAGCGGATGCCCTACACCCGGCTGATCTCGCTGGTCGCCGAGGCCGCCGGGCTGGTCAGCCAGTCGCTCGCCCGGTACCGGCAGCAGCTCTACCTCCCGTCCTGA
- the dnaJ gene encoding molecular chaperone DnaJ, with protein sequence MAKRDYYEILGVSRDATDGDLKKAYRQLALQYHPDRNPGDKKAEEHFKEINEAYSVLSDPEKRAQYDRFGTVGVGVDVSDLGFGTLFDDLLEGFFGGGPRSRRARAHRGENLQYDLEITLEEAATGLETKVQIPRLEPCEACRGSGLEPGTKRQVCPTCQGHGQVRFSQGFLTVARTCPHCGGEGEVNRTPCRACGGEGRERRERLLKIRIPAGVEDSSQLRLTGEGAVGTRGGPAGDLYVVIRIRPHDFFVRRGDDLYCELPLTFAQLALGAEVQVPVLGGKATLKVPPGTQPDQVLRLKGKGMPNLHGRGRGDACYQAVLEIPTKLTAKQHQLLEEFQRASQDNAGPILTSFLDRMKKLLGA encoded by the coding sequence ATGGCTAAGCGCGACTACTACGAGATCCTGGGCGTGTCGCGCGATGCCACCGACGGCGATCTGAAGAAGGCGTACCGCCAGCTGGCGCTCCAGTACCACCCTGACCGCAACCCCGGCGACAAGAAGGCCGAGGAGCACTTCAAGGAGATCAACGAAGCGTACAGCGTGCTCTCGGACCCGGAGAAGCGCGCCCAGTACGACCGCTTCGGCACCGTCGGCGTGGGCGTCGACGTCTCGGACCTCGGCTTCGGCACGCTCTTCGACGACCTGCTCGAGGGCTTCTTCGGCGGCGGCCCGCGCAGCCGCCGGGCGCGCGCCCACCGCGGCGAGAATCTTCAGTACGACCTCGAGATCACGCTGGAGGAGGCGGCCACGGGACTGGAGACCAAGGTCCAGATCCCACGCCTCGAGCCGTGCGAGGCGTGCCGGGGATCGGGACTCGAGCCCGGCACCAAACGCCAGGTCTGCCCCACGTGCCAGGGGCACGGCCAGGTCCGCTTCTCGCAGGGCTTCCTCACCGTCGCGCGCACCTGCCCGCACTGCGGCGGCGAGGGCGAGGTCAACCGCACCCCGTGCAGGGCCTGCGGCGGCGAGGGTCGGGAGCGCCGCGAGCGCCTGCTCAAGATCAGGATCCCGGCCGGGGTCGAGGACAGCTCCCAGCTCCGGCTGACCGGCGAAGGCGCCGTGGGCACCCGCGGGGGGCCGGCCGGCGACCTCTACGTGGTCATCCGCATCCGCCCCCACGACTTCTTCGTCCGGCGCGGCGACGACCTCTACTGCGAGCTCCCGCTCACCTTCGCCCAGCTCGCCCTGGGCGCGGAGGTGCAGGTCCCCGTCCTCGGCGGCAAGGCCACGCTCAAGGTCCCGCCCGGCACCCAGCCGGATCAGGTGCTCCGGCTCAAGGGCAAGGGGATGCCGAACCTCCACGGGCGCGGCAGGGGCGACGCCTGCTACCAGGCGGTGCTCGAGATCCCCACCAAGCTCACCGCCAAGCAGCACCAGCTCCTGGAAGAGTTCCAGCGCGCGTCCCAGGATAATGCGGGACCGATCCTCACCTCGTTTCTCGATCGCATGAAGAAGCTCCTGGGCGCCTGA
- a CDS encoding nucleotide exchange factor GrpE has product MSDELASQDDTPVEQPGTEAADLPAQIIEEELTRLRQALEAKTREAEATHDRYLRALAELDNARKRAQREREEYVRFANESLLRELLPVLDNFDRAIQAARARGEAEGFVTGVELIQRELLRVLEKFGVTPFSSVGQPFNAERHEAIERVTATEEHPAMTVVAETLRGYLLNGRVLRPAMVTVAVPPEPAGTPEEPRTPNG; this is encoded by the coding sequence ATGAGTGACGAGCTCGCCTCCCAGGACGACACTCCCGTCGAGCAGCCGGGCACCGAGGCCGCAGACCTCCCGGCCCAGATCATCGAGGAAGAGCTCACCCGGCTCCGCCAGGCCCTCGAGGCCAAGACCCGTGAGGCCGAGGCGACGCACGACCGCTACCTGCGGGCGCTCGCCGAGCTGGACAACGCGCGGAAGCGGGCGCAGCGCGAGCGCGAGGAGTATGTTCGCTTCGCCAACGAGTCGCTGCTCCGCGAGCTGCTCCCGGTCCTCGACAACTTCGACCGCGCGATCCAGGCCGCGCGGGCGCGTGGCGAGGCCGAAGGGTTCGTGACCGGCGTCGAGCTCATCCAGCGCGAGCTGCTCCGGGTACTCGAGAAATTCGGGGTGACCCCGTTCAGCTCCGTTGGCCAGCCGTTCAACGCCGAGCGTCACGAGGCTATAGAGCGGGTCACAGCCACCGAGGAGCACCCGGCGATGACCGTGGTCGCGGAAACCCTTCGCGGGTATCTCCTGAACGGCCGCGTGCTCCGGCCCGCGATGGTCACGGTGGCGGTGCCGCCCGAGCCGGCGGGCACGCCCGAGGAACCGCGCACGCCAAATGGCTAA
- a CDS encoding 50S ribosomal protein L11 methyltransferase, which yields MPFWELALPASPETSEGLTNFLWELGALGVIEEEANGAPARLRAFFAEGASPAALLSAVDAYAAALKALGFAVATREPTVTPLVAETWADAWRQSFPARAVGRRLLVAPPWEIPASLDGRQLVVIEPRRAFGTSNHGSTQGCLTLLDAFLESHRASHGLDLGTGTGILAIAALLLGVPAMMALDIDPDALRETRENAERNGVADRLRCELGGPEGLEGSTPLLLANLLAGAHAAFGAHYRRLVVPEGSLIVGGLLTPEEPGVVDALSAHGFRPVERVELEGWVSLRLTTAP from the coding sequence ATGCCCTTCTGGGAGCTCGCCCTCCCCGCCTCGCCCGAGACCTCAGAGGGGCTGACCAACTTTCTCTGGGAGCTGGGAGCCCTCGGCGTGATCGAAGAGGAGGCGAACGGGGCGCCGGCCCGCCTCCGTGCCTTCTTCGCCGAAGGCGCCTCGCCGGCTGCCCTCCTCTCCGCCGTGGACGCTTACGCTGCGGCCCTCAAGGCGCTTGGCTTCGCGGTGGCGACGCGCGAGCCGACTGTCACGCCCCTCGTCGCCGAGACCTGGGCCGACGCCTGGCGCCAGTCGTTTCCCGCGCGCGCGGTCGGACGCCGCCTCCTGGTGGCTCCGCCGTGGGAGATTCCGGCTTCCCTTGATGGCCGGCAGCTCGTGGTTATCGAGCCCCGCCGCGCCTTCGGCACGAGCAATCACGGCAGCACCCAGGGATGCCTGACCCTGCTCGATGCCTTCCTCGAATCCCACCGCGCGAGCCACGGCCTCGACCTCGGCACCGGCACCGGGATCCTCGCCATCGCCGCGCTCCTCCTGGGCGTGCCCGCGATGATGGCCCTCGACATCGACCCCGACGCGCTCCGGGAGACGCGGGAGAATGCCGAGCGGAACGGCGTCGCCGACCGCCTGCGCTGCGAGCTGGGGGGGCCTGAAGGGCTCGAAGGCTCAACCCCACTCCTCCTCGCCAACCTCCTCGCCGGCGCCCACGCGGCGTTCGGCGCCCATTACCGTCGGCTCGTGGTCCCCGAAGGGAGCCTGATCGTGGGTGGGCTGCTCACGCCGGAAGAGCCCGGCGTCGTCGACGCGCTCTCCGCCCACGGATTCCGTCCCGTCGAGCGCGTCGAGCTGGAAGGCTGGGTGTCGCTCCGGCTGACAACGGCTCCGTAA